GCCGCGCCAAGCAGTTCCGGCGCGGGATCGAGATGCTCGACCAGGAGGGCATCGTGCAGGTCCTCGTCTCCGACCGGCGGGGCGCCCAGGCCCCCGTCCTCGCCGCGGTGGGACCGATGCAGTTCGAGGTCGCGGCCCACCGCCTCGAGCACGAGTTCGGCGCCCCGGCCAGCCGCGACCCGCTGCAGTACGGCGTCGCCCGCCGGACCACCCCCGAGTCGGCGCCGGTCGTCGACCGCCAGCGAGGCGCCGAGGTCCTCGAGCGCACCGACGGCGTGTCCGTCGCCCTCTTCACCGACAAGTGGCGCATGAGCACCATCGCCCGCGAGCTGCCGGCAGGTAGCCTTCCGCCCATGTTCGGTGACGACGACGGGGTGGACCCGTGAGCCAGGCCCATGTCCACATCGGTGAGGTGGTCACCCGCACCGGCCTGTCGCACCGCACCATCCGCTACTACGAGGAGATGGGCCTGCTGACCCCGTCCGCGCGGACCGAGGGCGGCTTCCGGCTCTACGGCGAGGCCGACATCGAGCGACTGCTGCTGATCAAGCCGATGAAACCGATGGGCTTCTCGGTCGAGGAGATGCGGCTGCTCGTGGACGCCCTCGATGTCCTCGCCGACCCCGACGCGAGCGCGGCGGACTCCTCAGCGGCCCGGGCGCAGCTCGACGCCATCCACGAGGACGCCCTCACCAGGGTCGCCGAGCTGAAGGAGGCCACGGCCCGCGCCGAGGCCTTCACCCAGCAGCTGACGCAGCTCTCGTCACCGGCCGCCGAGCACTGACCCCGGGGCCGCCCGACCTCCCGCCCCTCTCCCCATTTCGCAACTGCTTAGGCTCTTGCGGTGGGTGCCCCCGGGACTCGCCCCCTCAGACCCCCCGGTGCCCGGCGTCTTGGTTGACCTCCGCGGCCCGGATCTGCCGACTGCGGACCGCCAGGAGCGTCCCGCCGATCACGGCCGCGGTGAAGGAGCCCAGGAGCACACCGATCTTCACGTGCTCGTCCGCGACACCGCTGCTGCCGTAGGCCAGCTCGCCCACGAGCAGCGAGACGGTGAAGCCGATACCGGCCAGGAAGCTCGCCCCGACCAGGTCGCTCCAGCGAAGTGAGGCGTCCAGGCCGAAGGACGGCAGGCGGCTGAGCGCGAAGCTCGTGCCGACGATGCCGATCGGCTTGCCGATGACGAGACCGGCCATGATCCCCAGCGTGATCGGGTCGGACAGCGCGCTGCGCAGGCCCTCGACGCCGCCGACGGCCACCCCGGCGGCGAAGAAGGCGAACACCGGCACCGCCACGAGTGTCGAGACGAGCCCCCACTGGTCGGCCAGATGGGCGGTGAGGCCGTCGTAGATCGGCTCGCCGTCATCGGTCGTGCCCACCTGCACCCAGGCGCGCTTCGTGGCCAGCACCGGCACGGTGAAGCCGAGCAGCACACCGGCCACGGTGGCGTGGACGCCCGCGGCGTGCACGAGGGCCCACGTGATGACGGCGAGGGGCAGCAGCAGGTACCAGGAGTAGTGGCCCCGCTGCGCGAGGAGGGCGAAGAGCGCCAGCGGCACCACGGCCAGCAGGAGCCACTGCAGGTGCAGGCCCTCGGAGTAGACGACGGCGATGATCGTGATGGCGATGAGGTCGTCGACGATCGCCAGGGTCAGCAGGAAGACCCGCAGCGCCGGGGGCAGGAAGCGCGCGACGACGGCGAGCACGGCGACGGCGAAGGCGATGTCGGTCGCGGTCGGGATCGCCCACCCGCGCAGCGCCTCACCCCCGGCGGACATCGCGATGCCGGCGAAGATCAGCGCCGGGACGATGACGCCGCCGACGGCCGCGGCGATGGGCATGGCCGCCTGTCGCGGGTCCCGCAGCTTGCCGGCGACGAACTCCTCCTTCAGCTCCAGGCCGACCACGAAGAAGAAGATCGCCAGCAGGCCGTCTGCGGCCCACTCCCCCACCGTCAGGTCGAGGTGCAGCGCCGACGGACCGAAGGAGAAGTCACGGACGGCCTCGTACCAGCCGACGGCGGGCGAGTTGGCCAGGACGAGGGCCAGGACGGTGGCGCCGAGCAGCAGCGCGCCACCGAAGGCGTCGCTGCGGGCGCTCTCGCGCACACCCCGCCACAGCTCGTGGGGGGCGCGGCGCACGGGTAGGGACGGTCGGTTTTCGGGCATGGGGGAACTCAGCTCTCACGGGGTACCGGAATGGGCTACGCGTGCGTCGCCGTGGACGCGCGGCTCATGCCGGTGGCGGGCAGCCGGCGATCTCCCCGTGGGCGTTGGTGCCCCACTCGCTGGTCCAGCCGTTCGTGCCCGGGTGGCGCATGGTGCGCATCAGTGCCCGCATGCGTGCGGCATTCGCCTGCACGCTGTGGGTGGTCACTGGAGTCGGCACGTCCACGAGTCTACGGGGGACCCGAGCGGGCCGACGACGTCAGGACAGCGCGAGCGCCAGCACCTCTGCGGAGGGAATGGAGGTCAGCTCGGCCGCGTCGACGAGCAGCTTCGAGCCGCGCACCCCGGAGCCGATGACGACCTCGCCGGCGCCGGCCACGCCCTCGTCGACGAGGACCGGCCACGCGTACGGCAGCCCGATGGGGGTGATCCCGCCGTACTCCATCCCGGTCAGCTCGACGGCCTCGTCCATCGGGGCGAAGGAGATCTTGCGGGCGTCGATGTGCCGGCGCACGACGTTGTTGATGTCCGCCCGGTCCGTCGCCAGGACGAGGACGGCGGCGTACTTGGTCTCCCCACCCCTTCGCCCGACCACGACGACGCAGTTGGCCGAGTGCTCCGGCGAGGACTCGTACGCCTCGCAGAAGGCGGCGGTGTCGGCCAGCTCCGGGTCGATCTCCGCGACCCGGGCGGAGGGGACACGGCCGATCGCCGCGGCCACGGGGGGCGCCAGCCGGTCGAGGGCATCGGCAGCAGGGGTCCAGGTGAGGTTTCCGGCAGCGCTCATGGCACGACGGTAGCGCCGCACGCGAGGCCTGTTCACCCCCTCGACGGTCTGGGAGACTGGGGGCACTGGGTGCATGGCTCGCGGAGCCATTCGTCGTCTGGGGTGGTCGTCGTGGCGTGGCCGGAACGCATCGTTCTCGGGGTCATCGGGCGCCGCGCGGACGACCTCGTGCTCCTCTGGGCGTTCGGGCTCGCGCGCCGGTGGTCCGCCGAGCTGCACGTGATCGCCGGGTACCACCCTCCGGTGGGGATGTTCCCGCACATCGTCACCGCGCGTGAGCACGCCGATCGCCGGATGCTCGCGTGCCGCAGACTCACCCAGCGGATCCAGGAGGCGATCGACCCCGACCTCGCGCCGGGCCGGCCCGAGACCCTCGTGCTGGTCCCAGACAACCAGCTCGCCCACGCCCTCGTCACCCGATCACTGCAGGCGGACCTGCTCCTGCTCGGCCTCGCGCCCACACGCCGGTTGCTGCCCCAGCGACAGGAGGAACGCGCCCGCCGGATCGCCGAGCGTGCCCACTGCCCGGCCGATCTCGGGCCCGACCGCACCGTGGGCGATACGGTCAGGACATGAGCACAGCCGCTGATCGCGCCGGTACCCCCGCCCTCCCCGAGGACCTCATCGACGTCAGCCACGTCGTCACCGCCTACTACGCGGTGCAGCCCGACCCGGAGAACGTCGACCAGCAGGTCGCCTTCGGGACCAGCGGGCACCGCGGGAAGTCCGTGGCCGGATCCTTCAACGAGGCACACA
Above is a window of Janibacter cremeus DNA encoding:
- a CDS encoding MerR family transcriptional regulator: MSQAHVHIGEVVTRTGLSHRTIRYYEEMGLLTPSARTEGGFRLYGEADIERLLLIKPMKPMGFSVEEMRLLVDALDVLADPDASAADSSAARAQLDAIHEDALTRVAELKEATARAEAFTQQLTQLSSPAAEH
- the nhaA gene encoding Na+/H+ antiporter NhaA codes for the protein MPENRPSLPVRRAPHELWRGVRESARSDAFGGALLLGATVLALVLANSPAVGWYEAVRDFSFGPSALHLDLTVGEWAADGLLAIFFFVVGLELKEEFVAGKLRDPRQAAMPIAAAVGGVIVPALIFAGIAMSAGGEALRGWAIPTATDIAFAVAVLAVVARFLPPALRVFLLTLAIVDDLIAITIIAVVYSEGLHLQWLLLAVVPLALFALLAQRGHYSWYLLLPLAVITWALVHAAGVHATVAGVLLGFTVPVLATKRAWVQVGTTDDGEPIYDGLTAHLADQWGLVSTLVAVPVFAFFAAGVAVGGVEGLRSALSDPITLGIMAGLVIGKPIGIVGTSFALSRLPSFGLDASLRWSDLVGASFLAGIGFTVSLLVGELAYGSSGVADEHVKIGVLLGSFTAAVIGGTLLAVRSRQIRAAEVNQDAGHRGV
- a CDS encoding YbaK/EbsC family protein, translated to MSAAGNLTWTPAADALDRLAPPVAAAIGRVPSARVAEIDPELADTAAFCEAYESSPEHSANCVVVVGRRGGETKYAAVLVLATDRADINNVVRRHIDARKISFAPMDEAVELTGMEYGGITPIGLPYAWPVLVDEGVAGAGEVVIGSGVRGSKLLVDAAELTSIPSAEVLALALS
- a CDS encoding universal stress protein, yielding MAWPERIVLGVIGRRADDLVLLWAFGLARRWSAELHVIAGYHPPVGMFPHIVTAREHADRRMLACRRLTQRIQEAIDPDLAPGRPETLVLVPDNQLAHALVTRSLQADLLLLGLAPTRRLLPQRQEERARRIAERAHCPADLGPDRTVGDTVRT